Proteins co-encoded in one Christiangramia fulva genomic window:
- a CDS encoding S41 family peptidase, whose product MRGKNKIYTPLLLSIACAIGIFIGARMNFDTSDELFSANPKKQKLNRLIDYIDYEYVDDVNTDSIVDVTVNKILENLDPHSVYIPKDEYAQVSENMKGDFVGIGVSFYNINDTIVVIKALEGGPSEKIGIRGGDRILYANGQKLFDRGISNDSLTTQLKGKENSKVTLKVLRKGIKDLLTFDVKRAKVPLKSVDSYYMLTDNLGYIKINRFAETTFDEFSEAIDELKNKGAAQIALDLRDNPGGYLAEAINVADEFIKDGKLILFTKNKSGAIENTYAQRKGKFENGKVYVLINENSASASEVVAGALQDNDVGTIVGRRSYGKGLVQREMGLGDGSAVRLTIARYYTPTGRSIQKPYDHGNEAYFNDYMRRYKNGELNSEDSIHVNDSLRYVTPGGKVVYGGGGIIPDVFVPKNTDPEKEKLTYLLRGGYMSRFVFDLLEENRSYYNAISKAEFENKVEITEEMVSKFNRYLRSIDPRLKMAPYEHKPLLKKYIKAEMAQQLFGTNAFERHLNDNDRIIEKVIELSEQKQ is encoded by the coding sequence TTGAGAGGAAAAAATAAAATATATACCCCGCTTTTGCTGAGCATCGCCTGCGCCATTGGGATTTTCATTGGCGCAAGAATGAATTTTGATACTTCAGATGAGCTTTTTTCTGCAAATCCAAAAAAACAGAAACTCAACCGCCTTATCGATTATATTGATTATGAATATGTTGATGACGTGAATACTGACAGTATCGTGGATGTGACAGTGAACAAAATACTTGAAAATCTTGATCCGCATTCCGTGTACATTCCAAAAGATGAGTATGCGCAGGTAAGCGAGAATATGAAGGGGGATTTTGTGGGTATTGGCGTTAGTTTTTATAATATCAACGATACCATTGTGGTGATCAAAGCCCTGGAAGGAGGCCCGAGTGAAAAGATTGGAATTAGAGGCGGTGACCGTATTTTGTACGCAAACGGCCAGAAACTTTTTGATCGCGGCATCAGCAATGATTCCCTCACCACCCAGTTAAAAGGAAAAGAAAATTCCAAAGTCACTTTAAAAGTATTGAGAAAAGGCATTAAAGACCTGCTCACTTTTGATGTAAAGCGTGCGAAAGTTCCGCTGAAAAGTGTAGACTCGTATTATATGCTTACCGATAATCTTGGATATATTAAGATCAACCGTTTTGCAGAAACAACTTTTGATGAATTCAGCGAAGCGATAGATGAATTAAAGAATAAGGGAGCGGCGCAAATTGCCCTGGACCTTCGGGATAATCCGGGCGGTTACCTGGCTGAAGCTATCAATGTAGCTGATGAATTCATCAAAGACGGAAAGCTCATTCTTTTCACAAAAAACAAAAGCGGCGCCATTGAAAATACCTATGCACAGCGGAAAGGTAAATTCGAAAACGGAAAAGTTTACGTGCTCATAAACGAAAATTCTGCCTCAGCCAGCGAAGTAGTGGCAGGTGCCTTGCAGGATAATGATGTGGGTACGATTGTAGGAAGAAGATCTTACGGAAAAGGCCTTGTGCAACGGGAAATGGGCCTGGGAGACGGGAGTGCCGTTAGGCTAACCATTGCACGCTATTATACGCCCACCGGAAGATCTATTCAGAAGCCTTATGATCATGGGAATGAAGCCTATTTCAATGATTATATGCGGCGTTACAAAAACGGAGAGCTTAATAGTGAGGACAGTATTCATGTAAATGATTCTTTACGTTATGTTACGCCGGGCGGCAAAGTGGTCTATGGTGGCGGCGGGATTATTCCCGATGTATTCGTGCCGAAAAATACCGATCCAGAAAAAGAAAAACTTACCTACCTGCTTCGTGGCGGATATATGAGCCGTTTTGTCTTTGATCTTTTAGAAGAAAACCGTTCCTATTATAATGCAATCTCTAAAGCAGAGTTTGAAAATAAAGTGGAAATTACAGAGGAAATGGTTAGTAAATTCAATCGCTATCTCAGGAGTATTGATCCCCGCCTGAAGATGGCTCCCTATGAACATAAACCGCTCCTTAAGAAATATATAAAAGCTGAAATGGCACAGCAGCTCTTTGGAACCAATGCATTTGAACGGCATTTAAATGACAATGATCGAATAATTGAAAAAGTTATCGAATTGTCTGAGCAAAAGCAATAA
- a CDS encoding FAD-dependent oxidoreductase: MDFDVLIIGGGAAGISCALVLGSAMEKPYAENKKAGIILHQKASHLMSAMLNNALGPAPETPGKEVLEQGVKQLTELYPEIVQIKKEKVKEVKEIEGGFQIVTNKNKYTSKEIVVAVGYTSPFRIKGLEEYLIPHKKAKVSKDRVQLKNEDHLVKEGLYVAGTLAGWRSQFSIATGSGAAVATDILTQWNDGEHTKVHDKL, from the coding sequence ATGGACTTTGATGTGTTAATTATCGGTGGCGGAGCTGCCGGAATTTCCTGTGCCCTGGTTTTAGGATCGGCTATGGAAAAACCTTACGCTGAAAACAAAAAAGCGGGAATTATCCTTCATCAGAAGGCCTCCCATTTAATGTCGGCTATGCTAAATAATGCCCTGGGGCCTGCGCCGGAAACTCCGGGAAAAGAAGTTCTTGAACAGGGAGTTAAGCAGCTTACAGAATTATATCCCGAAATAGTTCAGATCAAAAAAGAAAAAGTAAAAGAGGTCAAAGAGATTGAAGGAGGTTTCCAGATCGTGACCAATAAAAATAAGTACACTTCAAAAGAAATCGTTGTAGCCGTTGGCTATACCTCTCCCTTCCGAATAAAGGGACTGGAAGAATATCTCATTCCGCATAAAAAAGCAAAGGTCTCGAAAGATCGGGTACAGTTAAAAAATGAAGATCATTTAGTAAAAGAAGGTTTGTATGTGGCGGGAACTCTTGCGGGCTGGAGGAGCCAGTTTTCTATTGCCACAGGAAGCGGGGCTGCCGTGGCTACCGATATTCTTACCCAATGGAATGACGGCGAGCATACAAAAGTTCACGATAAATTATAG
- a CDS encoding MarC family protein: MFNLFDFREIFTAGMVLFAVIDIVGSIPIIIDLRKKTGHIQSEKASIVAGIIMVVFLFLGKEILNLIGIDVNSFAVAGSFIIFFLAIEMILGISLYRDDAPETASIVPLAFPLIAGAGTMTSLVSLQAEYQTPNIIVAIIINIIFVFLVLKSSARIEKILGSQGINVIRKVFGVILLAIAVKLFATNIQNLFT; the protein is encoded by the coding sequence ATGTTTAATTTATTTGACTTCAGAGAAATATTTACCGCAGGAATGGTTCTTTTTGCGGTGATCGATATTGTGGGAAGTATTCCTATTATCATAGATTTGAGAAAGAAAACGGGTCATATCCAGAGTGAAAAGGCCTCGATTGTGGCAGGGATCATTATGGTCGTTTTTTTATTTCTGGGAAAGGAAATTCTGAATCTTATCGGAATAGATGTAAATTCATTCGCCGTGGCAGGTTCTTTTATCATTTTTTTCCTTGCCATTGAAATGATCCTTGGAATTAGTTTATATAGAGATGATGCTCCCGAAACCGCCTCTATTGTACCTCTCGCATTCCCGCTTATTGCAGGTGCAGGAACAATGACCTCGCTGGTTTCGTTACAGGCTGAATATCAAACGCCAAATATTATTGTAGCTATCATAATCAATATTATATTTGTATTCCTGGTGTTAAAATCTTCTGCACGTATTGAAAAGATTCTTGGAAGCCAGGGAATAAACGTTATCAGAAAAGTGTTTGGCGTGATTTTGCTGGCAATTGCCGTAAAACTTTTCGCTACGAACATCCAGAATTTATTTACATGA
- a CDS encoding DUF3109 family protein — protein sequence MFQLGKTLVSEEIIKNDFVCNLSACKGACCIDGEAGAPVEEEETSILEEIYPRVKPFLRAEGIEAIEKQGKYIIRENGEIETPLIDGADCAYVTFDDNGTALCGIEEAYNQGEISWKKPVSCHLYPVRVEEYTSFSAVNYHRWEICDDACSLGKELQVPIYKFVKEALIRKFGEDWYTELEKVAADLSGSKK from the coding sequence ATGTTTCAGCTTGGAAAAACTTTAGTTTCAGAAGAGATCATTAAAAATGATTTTGTTTGCAACCTTTCTGCCTGTAAAGGAGCCTGTTGTATCGATGGCGAAGCCGGCGCTCCCGTGGAAGAAGAAGAAACCTCGATTCTGGAGGAAATCTATCCCAGGGTAAAACCTTTTCTCAGAGCTGAAGGAATAGAAGCCATCGAAAAACAAGGGAAATACATCATTCGTGAAAATGGTGAAATTGAAACACCTCTAATCGATGGAGCCGATTGTGCCTACGTCACTTTTGACGATAATGGCACTGCTCTTTGCGGCATTGAAGAAGCTTATAACCAGGGAGAAATTTCCTGGAAAAAACCTGTTTCCTGCCATCTTTATCCCGTTCGCGTGGAGGAATACACTTCATTTTCTGCAGTAAATTATCACCGTTGGGAGATTTGTGATGATGCCTGCTCTTTAGGAAAAGAATTACAGGTGCCGATCTACAAATTTGTCAAAGAGGCATTGATCAGAAAATTTGGAGAAGACTGGTATACTGAACTGGAAAAAGTGGCAGCAGATCTTTCCGGATCAAAAAAATAA
- a CDS encoding ribonucleotide-diphosphate reductase subunit beta codes for MAQQEPILQENKDRFVIFPIKHHDIWDWYKKMEACFWTAEEIDLHQDLNDWNNKLNADERYFIKHILAFFAASDGIVNENLAENFVNEVQYSEAKFFYGFQIMMENIHSETYSLLIDTYVKDEKEKNNLFKAIEVFPAIKKKADWALKWIESDSFAERLIAFAAVEGIFFSGAFCSIFWLKKRGLMPGLTFSNELISRDEGMHCDFAVHLHNNHLVNKVPKEKIKEIIVDALNIEREFVTESLPVSLIGMNAKLMTQYLEFVTDRLLVELECEKVYNVSNPFDFMDMINLQGKTNFFEKRVSEYQKAGVMNKDKESDEISFDADF; via the coding sequence ATGGCGCAGCAGGAACCCATTTTGCAGGAGAATAAAGATCGTTTCGTGATCTTTCCGATTAAACATCATGACATTTGGGACTGGTATAAAAAAATGGAAGCTTGTTTCTGGACTGCTGAAGAGATCGATCTTCACCAGGATCTTAACGACTGGAACAACAAGCTGAATGCAGACGAGCGCTATTTTATAAAACATATTCTTGCCTTTTTCGCCGCTTCTGACGGAATTGTAAATGAAAACCTTGCTGAAAATTTCGTGAACGAAGTTCAGTATTCTGAAGCAAAGTTCTTCTACGGTTTCCAGATCATGATGGAGAATATCCATTCAGAAACCTATTCCTTGCTCATCGACACTTATGTGAAAGATGAAAAGGAAAAAAATAACCTGTTTAAGGCAATTGAGGTCTTTCCGGCGATCAAGAAAAAAGCCGACTGGGCGCTGAAATGGATAGAATCTGATTCATTTGCCGAACGCCTTATCGCTTTTGCGGCGGTGGAAGGTATTTTCTTTTCCGGAGCCTTCTGCTCTATTTTCTGGCTGAAGAAACGTGGACTCATGCCCGGACTTACTTTCTCTAACGAATTGATTTCAAGAGATGAAGGTATGCACTGCGATTTCGCCGTTCATCTTCACAACAACCACCTCGTCAATAAGGTGCCAAAAGAAAAAATTAAAGAGATCATCGTAGACGCTCTAAATATAGAACGCGAATTCGTCACAGAATCACTTCCGGTGAGCCTCATTGGGATGAACGCTAAGCTGATGACCCAGTACCTGGAATTTGTTACAGATAGACTCCTGGTAGAACTGGAATGTGAGAAAGTTTACAATGTATCCAATCCGTTCGATTTTATGGATATGATCAACCTGCAGGGTAAAACCAATTTCTTCGAAAAACGCGTTAGCGAATACCAGAAAGCGGGTGTAATGAATAAAGACAAAGAATCAGACGAGATTAGCTTTGATGCTGATTTCTAA
- a CDS encoding ribonucleoside-diphosphate reductase subunit alpha, with product MYVVKRDGRKEPVMFDKITARVKKLCYGLNELVDPVKVAMRVIEGLYDNVTTSELDNLAAEIAATMTTSHPDYAKLAARISVSNLHKNTKKTFSEVMTDLYEYVNPRTEEKAPLISDEVYKVIMDNKEKLDSTIIYNRDFGYDYFGFKTLERSYLLKINGEIAERPQHMLMRVSVGIHIDDLDAAIETYELMSKKYFTHATPTLFNSGTPKPQMSSCFLLTMQDDSIEGIYDTLKQTAKISQSAGGIGLSIHNVRATGSYISGTNGTSNGIVPMLRVFNDTARYVDQGGGKRKGSFAIYVEPWHADIFDFLDLKKNHGKEEMRARDLFYAMWMPDLFMKRVQEDGKWTLMCPHECPGLYDTYGEEFENLYEKYETEGKGRRSIKARELWEKILESQIETGTPYMLYKDAANRKSNQKNIGVIRSSNLCTEILEYTSKDEVAVCNLASIALPMFVKGDEFDHKELFKITKRVTKNLNKVIDRNFYPVKEAENSNMRHRPVGLGVQGLADAFIKLRLPFTSDEAKKLNQEIFETLYFAAVTASMELAKEEGPYSTFKGSPISKGEFQYNLWGIKDEDLSGRWDWAKLRKQVKKNGVRNSLLLAPMPTASTSQILGNNEAFEPYTSNIYTRRVLSGEFIVVNKHLLEDLVSRDLWNDDVKNAIMRNNGSVQEIDVIPQDLKDLYKTVWEMSMKDIIDMSRQRGYFIDQSQSLNLFMENANFSKLTSMHFYAWKSGLKTGMYYLRTKSAVDAIKFTLEKETKKEPVQEAVPARAAEKLQENKTKIVSQPEGEGALTPEELRALIAQSKESEGDDCLMCGS from the coding sequence ATGTATGTAGTAAAAAGAGACGGCCGCAAAGAGCCGGTGATGTTCGACAAAATTACCGCAAGGGTAAAAAAACTTTGTTATGGTTTAAATGAACTGGTTGATCCCGTAAAAGTTGCCATGCGGGTGATTGAAGGTTTATACGATAATGTGACCACCAGCGAACTCGATAACCTGGCAGCAGAAATTGCCGCTACCATGACCACCTCGCATCCCGATTACGCGAAACTGGCAGCTAGAATTTCAGTCTCTAACCTGCATAAGAATACGAAAAAGACCTTTTCGGAAGTAATGACCGATCTTTATGAGTACGTGAACCCGAGAACCGAAGAAAAAGCTCCGCTAATTTCCGATGAGGTTTACAAAGTGATCATGGACAACAAGGAAAAGCTTGATTCCACGATCATCTATAATCGCGATTTTGGCTATGACTATTTCGGTTTCAAAACCCTGGAGCGCTCCTATTTATTAAAAATCAACGGCGAAATTGCCGAAAGACCACAGCACATGTTAATGCGGGTTTCAGTAGGTATCCATATTGATGACCTGGATGCGGCCATTGAGACCTATGAGCTGATGTCGAAGAAATATTTTACGCACGCTACTCCTACTTTATTCAATTCTGGTACCCCGAAACCTCAAATGTCGTCCTGTTTCCTTTTAACGATGCAGGACGATAGCATTGAGGGGATCTACGACACCCTTAAGCAAACAGCAAAAATATCGCAATCGGCCGGAGGGATAGGCCTTTCTATTCACAATGTCAGGGCTACGGGATCATACATTTCCGGGACGAATGGAACTTCTAACGGAATCGTGCCAATGCTTCGTGTGTTCAATGATACCGCCCGCTACGTGGACCAGGGTGGTGGAAAGCGAAAAGGTTCTTTTGCAATTTATGTCGAGCCATGGCACGCCGATATCTTCGATTTCCTTGACCTGAAAAAGAATCACGGCAAAGAAGAAATGCGTGCCCGGGATCTTTTCTACGCCATGTGGATGCCCGACCTTTTTATGAAACGTGTTCAGGAAGATGGGAAATGGACGCTGATGTGTCCGCACGAGTGCCCCGGACTTTATGACACCTATGGTGAAGAATTTGAAAACCTGTATGAAAAATACGAAACCGAAGGTAAAGGTCGCAGAAGCATAAAAGCCCGCGAGCTTTGGGAAAAGATCCTGGAATCTCAAATCGAAACCGGTACGCCTTATATGCTCTATAAAGACGCGGCGAACAGGAAATCGAATCAGAAAAATATTGGAGTGATCAGGTCTTCGAACCTGTGTACCGAAATTTTAGAATACACCAGCAAAGATGAAGTTGCGGTTTGTAACCTGGCTTCCATCGCGCTGCCCATGTTCGTAAAAGGAGATGAATTCGATCATAAGGAACTTTTCAAGATCACCAAAAGGGTTACCAAAAACCTGAATAAGGTGATCGATCGCAATTTCTATCCGGTAAAAGAAGCAGAGAATTCCAATATGCGCCATCGTCCTGTGGGATTGGGTGTACAGGGACTTGCCGACGCTTTCATTAAACTTCGACTACCTTTTACTTCAGACGAGGCTAAAAAGTTAAATCAAGAGATCTTCGAAACCCTTTATTTCGCGGCTGTAACGGCTTCTATGGAACTTGCTAAAGAAGAAGGTCCGTATTCAACATTCAAAGGTTCACCTATAAGCAAGGGGGAATTCCAGTACAACCTCTGGGGCATTAAAGACGAGGATCTCAGCGGAAGATGGGATTGGGCAAAACTGCGCAAGCAGGTTAAAAAGAACGGTGTGAGAAACTCGCTTTTATTAGCGCCAATGCCCACTGCTTCCACTTCTCAAATTTTAGGAAATAACGAAGCTTTTGAACCTTACACCTCAAACATTTATACCCGACGCGTTCTTTCCGGAGAATTTATCGTGGTAAATAAACATCTATTGGAAGACCTTGTTTCCCGCGATTTGTGGAACGATGATGTGAAAAATGCCATCATGCGAAACAATGGTTCGGTTCAGGAAATTGATGTGATCCCTCAGGACCTTAAAGATCTTTACAAGACCGTTTGGGAGATGAGTATGAAAGACATTATCGATATGTCCCGCCAGCGGGGGTATTTTATAGACCAGTCTCAATCGCTCAACCTGTTCATGGAAAATGCGAATTTCAGCAAGCTTACTTCCATGCATTTTTACGCGTGGAAAAGCGGCCTCAAAACAGGAATGTATTACCTGCGAACCAAGAGCGCGGTAGACGCGATCAAATTCACCCTCGAAAAAGAAACTAAAAAAGAGCCTGTACAGGAAGCTGTACCTGCGCGTGCCGCTGAAAAATTACAGGAAAACAAAACCAAAATCGTTTCCCAACCTGAAGGCGAAGGCGCCTTAACCCCGGAGGAACTTCGGGCACTGATCGCTCAAAGTAAGGAAAGCGAGGGAGATGACTGCTTAATGTGCGGATCTTAG
- the dgt gene encoding dGTP triphosphohydrolase produces the protein MNWEQLLSLKRFGDKHKRLRKEQNETRLGFEVDYDRIIFSSAFRSLQDKTQVIPLSKTDFVHTRLTHSLEVSVVGRSLGRLTGQKLLEKHPHLRDTFGYQMNDFGAIVAAAALAHDIGNPPFGHSGEKAIGEYFSHGNGKRFKEQLTDEQYQDLIKFEGNANGFKILTENRPGIEGGLRLSYATLGAFTKYPKESLPHKPSAKIGDKKFGFFQSEKEIFEEVAEELGLEKTREGQNIGYSRHPLAFLVEAADDICYTIIDFEDGINLGLIDEDYALEYLIKLVKDNINTSKYNQLKSTADRLAYLRALAINTLITEAAEIFLKNEEAILNGQFHQSLFDKSSYEAQIKDIIKISIEKIYQSEEVISKEIAGYRMLSYLLDIYTKALLAEGQEENSNFTRLVLKSVPELRPLQDKNSVYGKLIGICSYTASLTDGMTVASFKKYQGQSL, from the coding sequence ATGAACTGGGAACAGCTGCTATCATTAAAAAGATTCGGAGACAAACATAAAAGACTTAGAAAAGAACAAAATGAGACCCGGCTGGGCTTTGAAGTAGATTACGACAGGATCATTTTTTCTTCCGCTTTCCGAAGCCTTCAGGATAAAACCCAGGTCATCCCGCTTTCCAAAACCGATTTTGTCCACACCCGTCTCACCCACAGCCTTGAAGTTTCTGTTGTAGGAAGATCTTTGGGCAGACTTACCGGCCAAAAACTGCTGGAAAAACATCCGCATCTTCGAGATACTTTCGGTTACCAGATGAACGATTTTGGAGCCATAGTCGCCGCGGCGGCACTTGCTCACGACATTGGGAATCCGCCTTTCGGGCACTCCGGAGAAAAAGCCATTGGCGAATATTTCAGCCACGGAAATGGTAAAAGATTCAAAGAACAGCTAACTGATGAACAGTATCAGGACCTGATAAAATTTGAAGGAAACGCGAACGGATTCAAAATATTAACCGAAAACAGGCCTGGGATCGAAGGTGGTCTGAGGCTTTCCTATGCTACTTTAGGTGCTTTCACAAAATATCCCAAGGAATCTCTTCCGCATAAACCTTCAGCAAAAATCGGGGATAAGAAATTCGGATTTTTCCAAAGCGAAAAAGAAATTTTTGAAGAGGTCGCTGAAGAACTCGGACTCGAAAAGACCCGTGAGGGTCAAAATATCGGATATTCGCGGCATCCGCTGGCTTTTCTCGTGGAGGCCGCCGATGATATTTGTTATACCATTATCGATTTTGAAGACGGCATTAACCTTGGGCTGATCGATGAAGATTACGCGCTGGAATACCTCATCAAACTGGTAAAAGACAATATCAACACTTCCAAATACAATCAGCTGAAAAGCACTGCCGATCGGCTTGCTTATCTCCGCGCCCTCGCGATCAACACGCTAATCACTGAAGCTGCTGAGATTTTCCTTAAAAATGAGGAAGCCATTCTAAATGGCCAATTTCATCAATCGCTTTTCGATAAGAGCAGTTACGAGGCGCAAATAAAAGATATCATTAAGATCAGTATTGAAAAAATTTACCAGAGCGAAGAAGTGATCAGTAAGGAAATTGCGGGTTACCGGATGCTTTCTTATTTGCTGGACATTTACACAAAAGCACTCCTGGCAGAAGGACAGGAAGAAAATTCAAATTTCACCAGGTTGGTTTTGAAATCGGTCCCAGAGCTAAGGCCGCTTCAGGATAAAAATTCGGTATATGGCAAACTAATAGGAATCTGTTCTTATACCGCCTCGTTAACCGATGGAATGACGGTGGCTTCCTTTAAAAAATACCAGGGACAGAGTCTTTAG
- a CDS encoding DUF3078 domain-containing protein has product MKLQILLIFSLLISLKSLATDFTHFAVSDTTATASKDTTTSDTMLVYWTEKNTFGVNLTEVAFLNWNSGGNNSISALFYSNFERDFKKDLTLWKNSASLRYGINAQEGREIRKTDDELKLSSSFGFRSDSTAHWYYSGKFSFHTQFSKGYKYPDREKAISKFMAPGYTFLGVGTEYSDPDEDLTLYLSPLTFKSTFVLDQRLANEGMFGVTPAKKDELGNIIEKGENMRTEFGFLVTSEYHKEVWENIKLDNQLSLYSDYLNNFGNIDVDWQLNFNMKVNDFVKANVGSHIRYDDDVKYKEDTNGDGKLETFGPRIQLKQMLGVGLVYEF; this is encoded by the coding sequence ATGAAGCTCCAAATCCTACTGATTTTTTCCCTTTTAATTAGTCTTAAATCATTAGCTACAGATTTTACCCATTTTGCGGTAAGTGATACCACGGCGACTGCTTCTAAAGATACTACCACCTCTGATACGATGCTGGTTTACTGGACCGAAAAGAATACTTTTGGGGTAAATCTTACCGAAGTAGCTTTTTTAAACTGGAACTCCGGTGGTAATAATTCGATTTCTGCTCTTTTCTATTCAAATTTTGAACGGGATTTCAAAAAGGACCTTACCCTGTGGAAAAATTCAGCTTCCTTGCGATATGGAATAAATGCCCAGGAAGGCCGCGAAATAAGAAAAACTGACGATGAGCTCAAACTGAGTTCTTCTTTTGGTTTCCGAAGCGACAGTACCGCGCACTGGTATTATTCCGGAAAATTCAGCTTTCATACACAGTTTTCCAAAGGTTATAAATATCCAGATCGCGAAAAAGCTATTTCAAAATTTATGGCTCCGGGATATACTTTCTTAGGGGTTGGGACGGAGTATTCCGATCCTGATGAAGATCTTACTTTGTATCTTTCGCCTCTAACTTTTAAATCTACCTTTGTTCTGGACCAACGCCTGGCCAATGAAGGGATGTTTGGTGTTACCCCGGCAAAGAAAGATGAGCTTGGGAACATCATCGAGAAAGGGGAAAATATGAGAACTGAATTTGGTTTCCTGGTTACTAGTGAGTACCACAAAGAGGTTTGGGAAAATATTAAACTTGATAATCAGCTTAGCCTGTATTCCGATTATCTGAATAATTTCGGAAATATCGATGTTGACTGGCAGCTCAACTTCAACATGAAAGTGAACGATTTTGTAAAAGCGAATGTTGGCTCCCATATTCGGTATGATGACGATGTGAAATACAAAGAAGACACCAATGGAGATGGAAAGCTGGAAACTTTTGGTCCCAGAATTCAGCTAAAACAAATGCTGGGAGTAGGCCTTGTTTATGAATTCTAA